The proteins below are encoded in one region of Nilaparvata lugens isolate BPH chromosome X, ASM1435652v1, whole genome shotgun sequence:
- the LOC120354833 gene encoding uncharacterized protein LOC120354833, protein MSCFKCNLAVQPTAADIIKCSKCVKTYHAACTRIRTPAKLLALKDKKDTWQCEECFKPAATATSVEQDPILEAIKNLHLTVNSMDSKLDVNTKKLSELESAVNLNTSALNDIRSEFNLLKTDTENLKGECEGLKMKNQKFSEELWRTRQDLNDLQQYSRKNNLEIVGFPVTENEDIYSIIESVAKGLNLSYCRSEISIAHRIPATKNSKIPSIIVSYISRSTRNAWMAAAIEKNKIQRLNATEVNASFPSGDVYVNEHLTPQNKFLLSYGKNLVKAKKLHRAWFSNGKMWVKKNANDQQIRVWSPHDIDHAATTNE, encoded by the coding sequence ATGTCGTGTTTCAAGTGTAATTTAGCTGTTCAGCCTACCGCTGCTGATATTATAAAGTGTTCCAAATGCGTTAAAACTTATCATGCAGCATGTACACGCATTCGTACGCCGGCTAAGTTACTTGCTCTCAAAGACAAGAAAGATACATGGCAGTGCGAAGAATGTTTTAAACCTGCTGCAACTGCAACATCTGTAGAGCAAGATCCTATTCTCGAAGCTATAAAAAACCTCCATCTAACAGTGAACTCTATGGACTCTAAACTTGATGTCAACACGAAAAAATTGTCGGAGTTAGAAAGTGCGGTTAATCTCAATACTTCTGCTTTGAACGATATCCGAAGTGAATTTAATCTTTTAAAAACTGATACTGAAAATCTAAAAGGTGAATGTGAGGGTCTAAAGATGAAGAATCAGAAGTTCTCGGAGGAACTATGGAGAACAAGACAAGATCTCAATGATTTGCAGCAATACTCGCGCaaaaacaatttagaaatagtGGGTTTTCCGGTTACTGAGAATGaagatatttattcaatcattgaaagtGTTGCAAAAGGACTGAACTTGTCTTACTGTAGGTCTGAAATATCCATAGCACATCGTATTCCTGCAACAAAGAATTCCAAAATCCCCTCCATCATCGTGTCTTACATTTCGAGAAGTACTCGTAATGCGTGGATGGCTGCAGCTattgagaagaataaaattCAGCGCCTCAACGCAACCGAGGTCAACGCTTCATTTCCATCTGGAGACGTGTATGTTAACGAACACTTGACACCGCAGAACAAATTTCTTCTTTCCTATGGCAAAAACCTGGTGAAAGCGAAAAAACTCCATAGAGCCTGGTTCAGCAACGGCAAGATGTGGGTGAAGAAGAACGCAAACGATCAGCAAATCAGAGTGTGGTCCCCACATGACATCGATCACGCTGCCACAACCAACGAATGA